The following proteins are co-located in the Candidatus Omnitrophota bacterium genome:
- a CDS encoding GTP-binding protein → MAKEAFVRSKPHVNIGTIGHIDHGKTTLTASILATLAQKGKATVKSY, encoded by the coding sequence ATGGCAAAAGAAGCATTCGTAAGATCCAAGCCGCACGTGAACATCGGTACGATCGGTCACATCGATCATGGCAAGACCACCCTTACAGCATCGATCCTAGCTACTCTGGCTCAGAAGGGCAAGGCGACGGTGAAGAGCTAT
- a CDS encoding tetratricopeptide repeat protein, whose amino-acid sequence MKRPGIILASVLAVLITAASYAEEKKADPYQLFYTANHNYESRDYLKAVEGYVAILESGLESGNLYYNIGNGFLKMGSLGHAILCYERAKRLIPHDSDLKANLSYARSLVESANTETQGNFILNALDAIFGLYSLRAIIFSATILYLLLLLLIGLFIAKPFFARRFRAVLVLVVALFILNLSAVAARYFDERILKHGIVVQKEVECKYEPIEKSTTYYTLHEGREVLILNTRNGWRQVRRPDGKISWVKKEAVEEI is encoded by the coding sequence ATGAAAAGACCTGGCATTATATTAGCGTCGGTGCTCGCAGTTTTAATAACAGCCGCATCGTATGCCGAAGAGAAGAAAGCAGATCCCTATCAGCTCTTTTATACGGCGAATCATAACTACGAGTCACGGGATTATCTGAAAGCGGTGGAAGGATATGTAGCCATACTGGAGTCGGGGTTGGAGAGCGGTAACCTCTACTACAATATCGGCAATGGTTTCCTTAAGATGGGGAGTCTCGGACATGCCATACTTTGTTACGAAAGAGCTAAGAGGCTGATCCCTCACGACAGTGATCTCAAGGCAAATCTGTCCTATGCGCGTTCATTGGTAGAGAGCGCGAATACCGAAACGCAGGGAAATTTTATCTTAAATGCGCTCGACGCTATATTCGGGCTCTACAGTTTACGGGCGATTATTTTTTCCGCCACTATCCTATACCTCCTTTTGCTTTTGCTCATCGGTTTATTTATCGCCAAGCCGTTCTTCGCGAGACGGTTCCGCGCGGTTTTAGTTTTAGTCGTCGCTCTATTTATTCTAAATCTATCGGCAGTCGCGGCCAGGTACTTTGATGAGAGAATACTAAAACACGGGATAGTGGTGCAGAAGGAAGTGGAGTGTAAATACGAGCCCATAGAAAAGTCTACGACGTATTATACTCTGCATGAAGGCAGGGAAGTTCTCATATTAAATACCAGAAACGGGTGGCGGCAGGTAAGGAGACCGGACGGGAAAATCAGCTGGGTCAAAAAAGAAGCTGTCGAAGAAATTTAA